The following proteins come from a genomic window of Salvia hispanica cultivar TCC Black 2014 chromosome 4, UniMelb_Shisp_WGS_1.0, whole genome shotgun sequence:
- the LOC125185327 gene encoding uncharacterized protein LOC125185327 → MEQGRMLFDASAFMLFEATGDSEDRDSGAAAEAEEEDDAQSCSSARLYEAVYGGEDARAAQLDDYSDDDEEEDGVVDQCRSAAAEAAKGCEESMRNEREGDRLFWEACLAS, encoded by the coding sequence ATGGAGCAAGGGAGAATGCTATTCGATGCATCAGCTTTCATGCTGTTCGAGGCCACCGGCGATTCCGAAGACCGCGACTCCGGCGCCGCcgcggaggcggaggaggaggatgatGCGCAGTCGTGCAGCTCCGCGCGCCTGTATGAGGCGGTCTACGGCGGCGAGGATGCTCGCGCCGCGCAATTGGACGATTACTCCGACGACGACGAAGAAGAGGACGGCGTCGTCGATCAATGCCGGAgcgcggcggcggaggcggcgaAGGGATGTGAAGAATCGATGAGgaatgagagagagggggATAGGCTCTTCTGGGAGGCGTGTTTGGCGtcttag
- the LOC125219629 gene encoding mitochondrial substrate carrier family protein ucpB-like isoform X1: MANSSSSSAGSMKAKWGVSSSDIFYHFSSSGMSVATATGITHPLDVLKVRLQMQLVGQKGPLTGMGKLSMQVVKSEGLRALYLGLTPALMRSVLYGGLRLGLYEPSKYVCELAFESRNVLMKIASGAFSGAVATALTNPVEVLKVRLQMRRTSTRGPIQELQKIASEEGIAALWKGVGPAMTRAAALTASQLATYDESKQMLMNWTSLQEGFYLHLIASTIAGTVSTIMTAPVDMVKTRLMLQQQSQRVGSYKNGFHCAYQVLQTEGPRGLYKGGFAMFARLGPQTTITFIVCEQLRGLAGLEAL, translated from the exons ATGGCGAACTCATCGTCCTCCTCCGCTG GATCAATGAAAGCAAAATGGGGAGTGTCCTCATCcgatattttttatcatttcagcTCGAGTGGAATGTCTGTTGCTACTGCAACCGGAATTACACATCCTTTAG ATGTTCTGAAGGTCAGGCTGCAAATGCAGCTAGTTGGCCAAAAGGGCCCGTTGACTGGCATG GGAAAACTTTCTATGCAAGTAGTCAAAAGTGAAGGACTCAGGGCCTTGTATTTGGGATTGACACCTGCATTAATGAGGTCAGTTCTTTATGGGGGTCTCCGTTTAGGCTTATACGAACCTTCAAAATATGTGTGTGAATTGGCTTTTGAGTCACGCAATGTATTGATGAAGATTGCATCTGGAGCATTCTCTGGCGCTGTTGCAACAGCACTTACTAATCCTGTGGAAGTGCTGAAG GTGCGGTTGCAGATGAGAAGAACAAGCACCCGCGGGCCTATCCAAGAACTGCAAAAAATTGCTTCAGAAGAGGGCATTGCGGCCCTATGGAAGGGGGTTGGCCCTGCAATGACCAGAGCTGCTGCATTGACTGCATCACAGCTGGCAACATATGATGAATCCAAGCAG ATGTTGATGAACTGGACTTCTCTTCAGGAAGGATTTTATCTGCATCTTAT TGCGAGTACTATAGCTGGAACTGTGAGTACCATTATGACTGCGCCGGTTGATATGGTTAAAACAAGACTTATGCTGCAACAACAATCTCAAAGAGTTGGAAGCTACAAAAATGGCTTCCACTGTGCCTATCAG GTTCTGCAAACAGAAGGTCCTCGTGGTCTTTACAAAGG GGGGTTCGCGATGTTTGCAAGATTGGGTCCACAAACAACTATTACCTTCATAGTCTGTGAGCAGCTGCGTGGACTTGCAGGACTCGAGGCACTCTGA
- the LOC125219629 gene encoding mitochondrial substrate carrier family protein ucpB-like isoform X2 produces MQVVKSEGLRALYLGLTPALMRSVLYGGLRLGLYEPSKYVCELAFESRNVLMKIASGAFSGAVATALTNPVEVLKVRLQMRRTSTRGPIQELQKIASEEGIAALWKGVGPAMTRAAALTASQLATYDESKQMLMNWTSLQEGFYLHLIASTIAGTVSTIMTAPVDMVKTRLMLQQQSQRVGSYKNGFHCAYQVLQTEGPRGLYKGGFAMFARLGPQTTITFIVCEQLRGLAGLEAL; encoded by the exons ATGCAAGTAGTCAAAAGTGAAGGACTCAGGGCCTTGTATTTGGGATTGACACCTGCATTAATGAGGTCAGTTCTTTATGGGGGTCTCCGTTTAGGCTTATACGAACCTTCAAAATATGTGTGTGAATTGGCTTTTGAGTCACGCAATGTATTGATGAAGATTGCATCTGGAGCATTCTCTGGCGCTGTTGCAACAGCACTTACTAATCCTGTGGAAGTGCTGAAG GTGCGGTTGCAGATGAGAAGAACAAGCACCCGCGGGCCTATCCAAGAACTGCAAAAAATTGCTTCAGAAGAGGGCATTGCGGCCCTATGGAAGGGGGTTGGCCCTGCAATGACCAGAGCTGCTGCATTGACTGCATCACAGCTGGCAACATATGATGAATCCAAGCAG ATGTTGATGAACTGGACTTCTCTTCAGGAAGGATTTTATCTGCATCTTAT TGCGAGTACTATAGCTGGAACTGTGAGTACCATTATGACTGCGCCGGTTGATATGGTTAAAACAAGACTTATGCTGCAACAACAATCTCAAAGAGTTGGAAGCTACAAAAATGGCTTCCACTGTGCCTATCAG GTTCTGCAAACAGAAGGTCCTCGTGGTCTTTACAAAGG GGGGTTCGCGATGTTTGCAAGATTGGGTCCACAAACAACTATTACCTTCATAGTCTGTGAGCAGCTGCGTGGACTTGCAGGACTCGAGGCACTCTGA
- the LOC125223973 gene encoding mitochondrial substrate carrier family protein ucpB-like, which yields MANALKLPVADTSSDKATWLASPSHAFYHFGTSGAAVAAASTVTHPLDLLKVRLQMQMVGQRGPLISMRQVGINLVKNEGLRALYMGLTPGLVRSVFYGGLRLGLYEPSLRLSEMALGSPNILTKIVIGAFSGALATAVTNPVEVLKVRMQMGRLITKGPLQELRKMAADEGLTGFWKGAGPEMTRAAVFTASQLATYDETKRLVMRWTSLEDGFYLHLIASTVAGGASTIATAPIDVVKTRLMLQRESKLVGNYKNGLDCAYQLLRKEGPRGFYKGAFALFTRVGPQTTITFILCEQLRGLVGLKAL from the exons ATGGCAAACGCTCTCAAATTGCCAGTGGCTGACACCTCCTCTG ATAAGGCAACATGGCTAGCCTCCCCATCCCAtgctttttaccattttggcaCCAGTGGAGCCGCCGTCGCTGCTGCTTCCACCGTCACTCATCCTCTAG ATCTTCTAAAGGTTAGGCTGCAAATGCAAATGGTTGGCCAAAGAGGCCCTTTGATCAGCATG AGACAAGTTGGCATAAACTTGGTGAAAAATGAAGGATTGAGGGCCTTGTATATGGGATTGACACCGGGTCTAGTGAGGTCGGTTTTCTACGGGGGTCTTCGTTTAGGCTTATACGAACCCTCACTGCGCCTCTCTGAAATGGCCTTGGGCTCCCCCAACATCTTGACCAAGATAGTCATTGGAGCCTTCTCTGGTGCTCTTGCAACCGCAGTCACCAATCCGGTCGAAGTCTTGAAG GTGCGGATGCAGATGGGGAGACTGATCACGAAAGGGCCGTTGCAGGAGCTGCGGAAGATGGCTGCAGACGAGGGCTTGACCGGCTTCTGGAAAGGGGCCGGCCCTGAGATGACCCGAGCTGCTGTCTTCACCGCCTCACAGCTTGCTACATACGACGAAACCAAGAGG CTTGTCATGAGATGGACTTCACTCGAGGATGGATTCTATCTGCATCTCAT TGCAAGCACGGTAGCTGGTGGCGCGAGCACCATTGCAACTGCACCCATCGATGTGGTGAAGACGAGGCTTATGCTGCAACGAGAGTCCAAACTTGTTGGAAACTATAAAAATGGCCTTGACTGTGCTTATCAG CTTCTGAGGAAAGAAGGCCCTCGAGGCTTCTACAAAGG GGCGTTTGCGTTGTTCACGAGAGTCGGCCCTCAAACAACGATCACCTTCATCCTATGCGAGCAGCTCCGTGGACTCGTGGGATTGAAGGCGCTGTGA
- the LOC125217848 gene encoding LEC14B protein-like isoform X1, with protein sequence MLFVGQDTSIGNMGYGISRLDSASRLLDGSSSSDEIRASPRINRQLHSVDHDIAQLTRLQSPQENFRLTHPGKREYPVSVVTMLAGREANLFKRGRFSPGDCRHVLSKYLPVNGPWVVDQMSTRAYVSQFSVDGSLFMAAFQGSQIRIYDVEGGWNVRNNILARSFTWTITDAALSPDKRHLVYGSMSPIAHIVNVGSAAKDSLSNFTEHESLDFTSPEDGGFAFGMFSLKFSTDGREIVAGSNDDDIYVYDLEAKKVSLRTTGHGSDVNTVCFADESGHLIYSGSDDRAIKVWDRRCLRPNGKAAGILKGHLEGITFIDSRGDGRYLISNGKDQAIKLWDIRKMTSKHPYYPLHKNPEWDYRWMEYPSQARELKHPYDQSVATYKGHSVLRTLIRCYFSPEYSTGQKYIYTGSHDSCIYIYDLVTGAQVAKLKHHKSTVRDCSWHPSYPMLVSSSWDGDVVKWEARGGGEAPAPANKEILRRRHFY encoded by the exons ATGCTATTTGTAGGTCAGGACACCAGCATTGGAAATATGGGATATGGCATTAGCAGATTGGATTCTGCCTCCAGACTTCTTGATGGTTCGAGTTCCAGTGATGAGATTCGTGCTAGTCCTCGGATCAATAGGCAGTTGCATTCTGTAGACCATGATATTGCTCAGCTAACAAGGCTCCAATCTCCGCAGGAGAATTTTAGGCTAACTCATCCAGGGAAGCGTGAGTATCCCGTCTCAGTAGTGACGATGCTGGCTGGTCGAGAAGCAAATCTTTTCAAAAGAGGGAGGTTCTCGCCAGGAGACTGCCGTCATGTTTTGAGTAAATATTTGCCTGTTAATGGTCCGTGGGTTGTGGACCAGATGTCAACCAGGGCTTATGTGTCGCAGTTTTCGGTGGATGGCTCGCTTTTTATGGCTGCTTTTCAG GGAAGCCAAATTAGAATATATGATGTCGAGGGAGGATGGAACGTTCGAAATAACATTCTTGCGAGAAGCTTCACATGGACAATTACTGATGCAGCCTTATCGCCCGATAAAAGACATCTT GTTTATGGTAGCATGTCGCCTATAGCACACATCGTTAACGTTGGATCTGCTGCGAAAGACTCCCTTTCAAACTTCACT GAACATGAAAGTTTGGATTTCACTTCTCCTGAAGATGGTGGCTTTGCCTTTGGAATGTTCTCGCTGAAATTCTCGACCGATGGACGTGAAATTGTTGCTGGAAGCAATGATGATGATATATATGTTTATGACCTCGAAGCGAAGAAAGTCTCTCTTCGCACCACAGGCCACGGG TCCGATGTCAACACCGTCTGCTTTGCTGATGAAAGTGGCCATCTTATCTATTCAGGAAGCGATGACAGAGCCATTAAG GTTTGGGATAGGCGCTGCTTGAGACCGAACGGAAAGGCTGCAGGGATCCTAAAGGGGCACCTTGAAGGGATTACATTTATTGATAGCCGCGGAGACGGCCGGTATCTTATATCCAACGGGAAAGATCAAGCCATCAAGCTGTGGGATATCCGGAAAATGACATCAAAACATCCCTA CTATCCGCTACACAAGAATCCGGAGTGGGACTACAGATGGATGGAGTACCCTTCACAAGCGAGAGAGTTGAAGCACCCTTATGATCAGTCGGTAGCAACGTATAAAGGCCATTCAGTCTTGCGCACTCTAATCCGCTGTTACTTCTCACCCGAATACAG CACTGGACAGAAGTACATCTACACCGGATCTCACGATTCTTGCATCTATATATATGATCTG GTTACGGGCGCCCAAGTGGCAAAGCTGAAGCATCACAAGTCGACAGTGAGGGACTGTAGCTGGCACCCGAGCTACCCAATGCTGGTCAGCTCGTCTTGGGACGGGGATGTCGTGAAGTGGGAGGCTCGTGGAGGCGGGGAGGCGCCCGCACCTGCAAACAAGGAGATATTGAGGAGGAGACATTTCTACTAA
- the LOC125217848 gene encoding LEC14B protein-like isoform X2 has product MALADWILPPDFLMENFRLTHPGKREYPVSVVTMLAGREANLFKRGRFSPGDCRHVLSKYLPVNGPWVVDQMSTRAYVSQFSVDGSLFMAAFQGSQIRIYDVEGGWNVRNNILARSFTWTITDAALSPDKRHLVYGSMSPIAHIVNVGSAAKDSLSNFTEHESLDFTSPEDGGFAFGMFSLKFSTDGREIVAGSNDDDIYVYDLEAKKVSLRTTGHGSDVNTVCFADESGHLIYSGSDDRAIKVWDRRCLRPNGKAAGILKGHLEGITFIDSRGDGRYLISNGKDQAIKLWDIRKMTSKHPYYPLHKNPEWDYRWMEYPSQARELKHPYDQSVATYKGHSVLRTLIRCYFSPEYSTGQKYIYTGSHDSCIYIYDLVTGAQVAKLKHHKSTVRDCSWHPSYPMLVSSSWDGDVVKWEARGGGEAPAPANKEILRRRHFY; this is encoded by the exons ATGGCATTAGCAGATTGGATTCTGCCTCCAGACTTCTTGATG GAGAATTTTAGGCTAACTCATCCAGGGAAGCGTGAGTATCCCGTCTCAGTAGTGACGATGCTGGCTGGTCGAGAAGCAAATCTTTTCAAAAGAGGGAGGTTCTCGCCAGGAGACTGCCGTCATGTTTTGAGTAAATATTTGCCTGTTAATGGTCCGTGGGTTGTGGACCAGATGTCAACCAGGGCTTATGTGTCGCAGTTTTCGGTGGATGGCTCGCTTTTTATGGCTGCTTTTCAG GGAAGCCAAATTAGAATATATGATGTCGAGGGAGGATGGAACGTTCGAAATAACATTCTTGCGAGAAGCTTCACATGGACAATTACTGATGCAGCCTTATCGCCCGATAAAAGACATCTT GTTTATGGTAGCATGTCGCCTATAGCACACATCGTTAACGTTGGATCTGCTGCGAAAGACTCCCTTTCAAACTTCACT GAACATGAAAGTTTGGATTTCACTTCTCCTGAAGATGGTGGCTTTGCCTTTGGAATGTTCTCGCTGAAATTCTCGACCGATGGACGTGAAATTGTTGCTGGAAGCAATGATGATGATATATATGTTTATGACCTCGAAGCGAAGAAAGTCTCTCTTCGCACCACAGGCCACGGG TCCGATGTCAACACCGTCTGCTTTGCTGATGAAAGTGGCCATCTTATCTATTCAGGAAGCGATGACAGAGCCATTAAG GTTTGGGATAGGCGCTGCTTGAGACCGAACGGAAAGGCTGCAGGGATCCTAAAGGGGCACCTTGAAGGGATTACATTTATTGATAGCCGCGGAGACGGCCGGTATCTTATATCCAACGGGAAAGATCAAGCCATCAAGCTGTGGGATATCCGGAAAATGACATCAAAACATCCCTA CTATCCGCTACACAAGAATCCGGAGTGGGACTACAGATGGATGGAGTACCCTTCACAAGCGAGAGAGTTGAAGCACCCTTATGATCAGTCGGTAGCAACGTATAAAGGCCATTCAGTCTTGCGCACTCTAATCCGCTGTTACTTCTCACCCGAATACAG CACTGGACAGAAGTACATCTACACCGGATCTCACGATTCTTGCATCTATATATATGATCTG GTTACGGGCGCCCAAGTGGCAAAGCTGAAGCATCACAAGTCGACAGTGAGGGACTGTAGCTGGCACCCGAGCTACCCAATGCTGGTCAGCTCGTCTTGGGACGGGGATGTCGTGAAGTGGGAGGCTCGTGGAGGCGGGGAGGCGCCCGCACCTGCAAACAAGGAGATATTGAGGAGGAGACATTTCTACTAA
- the LOC125218857 gene encoding LRR receptor-like serine/threonine-protein kinase RGI2, with the protein MKHFSTNSRAYGVVLLLSHMIAAAHSMLHPVDFLALQSIRKSLSDLRGSNYFASWDFTSDPCNFAGVYCDGDRVIALNLGDPRAGSPGLTGRVDPAIGKLSALSEFTIVPGRVFGQLPHTLSQLKNLRFLAISRNFISGEIPAGLGQLRALQTLDLSFNQLTGAIPFSIGALPSLSNVILCHNRLAGSVPRFTSRALTRLDLKHNDLSGSLSPAGLPPSLQYLSLSWNRITGPVDRVLYGLNRLSYVDLSSNRFTGCIPGKIFSFPISNLQLQRNEFSGPVQPLEQVRIPTVDLSFNRLSGGISPLLSTVQNLYLNNNRFTGEVPVSFVDRLLSGSIEILYLQHNYLTGIRINPRVEIPLSTSLCLQYNCMVLPVQTPCPLKAGRQKTRPTSQCIPWKG; encoded by the coding sequence ATGAAGCATTTCTCGACGAATTCCCGCGCATACGGCGTCGTATTGCTGCTATCCCACATGATCGCCGCCGCGCATTCCATGCTCCACCCCGTCGATTTCCTCGCCCTCCAATCGATTCGGAAGAGCCTGAGCGATCTGCGCGGCTCCAACTACTTCGCCTCTTGGGATTTCACGTCGGACCCCTGCAATTTCGCCGGCGTCTACTGCGACGGAGACAGAGTGATCGCGCTCAACCTCGGCGATCCCCGGGCCGGATCCCCCGGTCTCACGGGTCGGGTCGACCCGGCTATCGGCAAGCTCTCCGCCCTATCCGAATTTACCATCGTTCCGGGTCGGGTCTTCGGGCAACTCCCCCACACTCTCTCCCAGCTGAAAAACCTGCGTTTTCTAGCAATCAGCCGCAATTTCATCTCCGGCGAAATCCCGGCGGGTTTGGGGCAGCTCCGCGCGCTGCAGACGCTCGATTTGAGCTTCAACCAGCTCACCGGAGCCATCCCTTTCTCAATCGGAGCCTTGCCGTCTCTCTCCAACGTCATCCTCTGCCACAACCGCCTCGCCGGTTCGGTCCCCCGGTTCACTTCCCGAGCCCTAACCCGGCTCGATTTGAAGCACAACGATCTCTCCGGCTCCCTCTCGCCGGCCGGACTGCCGCCGTCGCTCCAGTACCTGTCTCTGTCGTGGAACCGGATCACCGGCCCGGTGGACCGGGTTTTATACGGGTTGAACCGGTTGAGCTACGTAGACCTGAGCTCGAACCGGTTCACCGGCTGCATCCCGGGCAAAATATTCAGTTTCCCGATCAGCAATCTCCAGCTCCAGAGAAATGAATTCTCCGGTCCGGTCCAGCCTCTGGAGCAGGTGAGAATCCCCACCGTCGATCTCAGCTTCAATCGGCTCTCCGGGGGGATATCGCCGCTTCTGTCGACGGTTCAGAATCTGTATCTGAATAACAACCGGTTCACGGGCGAGGTGCCGGTCAGCTTCGTGGACCGGTTGTTATCGGGCAGCATAGAGATTCTTTATCTACAGCATAATTATCTGACCGGAATCAGGATTaatccaagggtggagattCCGCTGAGCACCTCTCTATGCCTACAGTACAACTGCATGGTGCTGCCCGTGCAGACGCCCTGCCCGTTGAAGGCTGGGAGGCAGAAGACGAGACCGACGTCGCAATGCATTCCGTGGAAAGGGTAG